Genomic DNA from Marinobacter sp. LV10MA510-1:
TCGTGCAAAAGGTCGCGCACGTCTGTCTGCGTAATTTTTGGTCTGCCTCATGAAGGCTTTGAACTTCCCGAAATCGCATCGCCTGCTCAAACCAGCTGATTACGGCAAAGTCTTCGATGACGTGCAACTGAAAGTTCCGCACCGGAATTTTCTGATTCTGGCAACGCCCAATTCTCTGGGACATGCCAGGATCGGTCTCATATTTGCCAAAAAGAACCTGAAGCTGGCTGTACAGCGCAACCGTATTAAACGCCGAATTCGTGAAACGTTCAGGTTGAAGCAGCAGCTCCCAGCACTGGATATTATCGTTCTTGGCCGCCAGGGTTTAGCTCAGTTAGACAATAATCAGGTTAATCTCGCCCTGCTGGATCTCTGGCAGCGACTGGAACGCAAATACAGCAAACTGCAATCTACTCCGGTATCCGTAGCCTCTGTCCTATCTGGCGAAGCAAAAGGAACGGACTAATGCGCCAACTTCTGCTACTGCCCATTCGTTTTTATCAGTATTGTCTCAGCCCGATGTTGTCCAGCCGTTGCCGTTATTATCCCACTTGTTCAGATTATGCTGCCCAAGCTATCACCCAGCACGGCGCCGCTAAAGGTTCTTTGCTAGCGCTAAA
This window encodes:
- the rnpA gene encoding ribonuclease P protein component produces the protein MKALNFPKSHRLLKPADYGKVFDDVQLKVPHRNFLILATPNSLGHARIGLIFAKKNLKLAVQRNRIKRRIRETFRLKQQLPALDIIVLGRQGLAQLDNNQVNLALLDLWQRLERKYSKLQSTPVSVASVLSGEAKGTD
- the yidD gene encoding membrane protein insertion efficiency factor YidD, which translates into the protein MRQLLLLPIRFYQYCLSPMLSSRCRYYPTCSDYAAQAITQHGAAKGSLLALKRLLRCHPWGSSGYDPVPGACSAKHPQVPTTHETRQ